A DNA window from Anastrepha obliqua isolate idAnaObli1 chromosome 5, idAnaObli1_1.0, whole genome shotgun sequence contains the following coding sequences:
- the LOC129247788 gene encoding exosome RNA helicase MTR4-like: protein MADVDDLFDCFNEDNEESVNINPVVELDKVEADSSTEKGKADIGDKRGIASVKELKEDVEIPQKRLKETESILDDICVDALRSRIAVHVIESPESCTHEVAVYPGQEYIPLQSITGPPAKEYPFVLDPFQKEAILCIDNQQSVLVSAHTSAGKTVVAEYAIAKSLGCKQRVIYTTPIKALSNQKYREFNEEFKDVGLVTGDVTINPSASCLIMTTEILRNMLYRGSEIMREVGWVVFDEIHYMRDKERGVVWEETLILLPDNVRYVFLSATIPNARQFAEWVCHLHKQPCHVVYTDYRPTPLQHYIFPAGGDGINLIVDETGQFKEDNFKIAMAVLQNAGEADKGDQKGRKTGIRGVDSGQLNIFKIVKMIMERNFAPVIIFSFSKKDCEVYAMQMAKLDFNTAEEKRLVDEVFNNAMDVLSEEDRQLPQVENVLPLLKRGIGIHHGGLLPILKEIIEILFGKGLLKALFATETFAMGLNLPARTVLFTAPRKFDGKNFRWISSGEYIQMAGRAGRRGLDDKGIVILMIDEEVSPSIGRGIVQGKADPINSAFHLTYNMVLNLLRVEEINPEYMLERSFFQFQNQSSIPELYKQVQDKQSELEKIKIKEEHSVASYHHIREQLDSYGKQFKRWITKPEYLLPFLQPGRLIKVQNDKEEFDWGIVVNFKKQTNNARNPMKAETVIVVDVLLHVTEESAEESAKADEPKQCKPGKGNMEVVPVLHTLISQISSLRVLYPNDLGPADNRRSVLKTIAAMKKRFPKGPPLLNPVTEMNIKSAEFKQVVESIDKFEERLFAHPLHNSSELNKIYECYTQKIKVQEELKEVKTKLKEARSLLQMDELKHRKRVLRRMEYCTAADVIEFKGRVACELSSADELLITEMIFNGIFNDITTPQAVALLSCFVCDEKSSETPKATEELSGPLRSMQDLARRIAKISTECKLSIDEESYVEKFKPFLMDVVLAWCKGASFLSVCRMTDIFEGSIIRCMRRLEELLRQLCQSAKTIGNTELENKFSEGVRLLKRDIVFAASLYL from the exons ATGGCGGATGTCGATGATTTGTTTGACTgtttcaatgaggacaatgaaGAAAGTGTAAATATCAACCCAGTGGTAGAATTAGACAAAGTGGAAGCAGACAGTTCAACTGAGAAAGG GAAAGCTGACATCGGTGACAAACGAGGAATCGCTTCagttaaagaattaaaagaAGATGTAGAGATTCCACAAAAAAGGCTGAAAGAAACTGAATCGATATTGGACGATATTTGCGTTGACGCATTACGTTCCCGTATAGCCGTTCACGTTATCGAAAGTCCGGAGTCATGCACGCATGAAGTGGCAGTATATCCAGGTCAAGAATATATTCCCTTACAATCTATCACAGGACCACCAGCAAAAGAGTACCCATTTGTATTGGATCCTTTTCAAAAAGAAGCAATCTTGTGCATTGACAATCAACAGAGTGTTTTAGTATCAGCTCACACATCGGCAGGAAAGACCGTGGTAGCCGAATATGCTATTGCGAAATCGTTAGGCTGCAAACAGCGAGTAATTTATACCACACCCATTAAGGCGCTATCTAATCAAAAGTATCGAGAATTCAATGAAGAATTCAAAGATGTTGGACTAGTTACCGGTGATGTGACGATAAATCCATCGGCGTCTTGTCTTATCATGACCACAGAAATTTTGCGGAATATGTTGTACAGAGGAAGTGAAATTATGCGTGAGGTTGGTTGGGTCGTATTCGATGAAATTCATTATATGCGAGACAAAGAGCGAGGTGTTGTATGGGAAGAGACATTAATATTATTGCCCGATAATGTGCGCTATGTATTTCTTTCCGCCACTATTCCCAATGCCCGCCAATTTGCAGAATGGGTTTGTCACCTCCACAAGCAACCGTGTCATGTAGTTTATACAGATTACCGACCCACCCCGCTACAACATTATATATTCCCTGCTGGTGGCGATGGCATAAATCTTATAGTCGATGAAACAGGACAATTCAAGgaagataattttaaaatagcaATGGCCGTTTTACAAAACGCTG GTGAAGCAGATAAAGGCGACCAAAAAGGGCGTAAAACTGGTATTAGAGGCGTTGACAGTGgccagttaaatatttttaaaatagtcaAAATGATAATGGAACGTAACTTTGCACCAgtaatcattttttcatttagtaaaaaagattgCGAGGTGTACGCTATGCAGATGGCAAAGTTAGATTTCAATACTGCTGAAGAGAAAAGACTAGTTGATGAAGTATTCAACAATGCTATGGATGTACTCTCTGAAGAGGATCGTCAACTACCACAGGTGGAGAATGTATTACCGTTGTTGAAACGGGGTATTGGTATACATCATGGTGGTCTCTTGCCTATTCtcaaagaaattattgaaattttgtttggtaAAGGCTTACTTAAAGCGCTTTTTGCGACTGAAACATTTGCTATGGGCTTAAACTTGCCTGCTCGGACTGTACTTTTCACAGCACCGCGCAAATTCGATGGAAAAAACTTTAG GTGGATTTCCTCAGGTGAATATATACAAATGGCCGGTAGAGCTGGTCGTCGTGGTCTGGACGATAAAGGTATTGTTATCTTAATGATTGACGAGGAAGTCTCACCATCAATTGGTCGTGGCATTGTGCAAGGAAAAGCGGATCCCATAAATTCAGCGTTCCATTTAACTTACAATATGGTGCTGAATTTGCTGCGTGTCGAAGAAATTAATCCTGAATATATGTTAGAGCGTTCATTCTTTCAGTTCCAGAATCAATCCTCAATACCCGAACTGTATAAGCAAGTTCAGGATAAGCAATCGGAGTTGgaaaagattaaaattaaagaagagCATAGTGTTGCATCCTACCATCATATACGTGAACAACTCGATTCTTATGGCAAACAATTCAAGCGCTGGATTACGAAACCTGAAtatcttttgccatttttgcagCCTGGTCGTCTAATAAAAGTTCAAAACGATAAAGAAGAATTTGATTGGGGTAtagttgtaaattttaaaaagcaaacaaataatgCACGAAATCCTATGAAAGCCGAGACAGTTATCGTAGTCGATGTCTTACTACACGTTACCGAGGAATCGGCGGAGGAATCGGCGAAAGCAGATGAACCTAAACAATGCAAACCTGGGAAGGGGAATATGGAAGTTGTTCCTGTGCTTCACACTCTTATATCACAAATCTCTTCTCTCCGCGTATTGTATCCAAATGATCTGGGACCGGCTGATAATCGGCGTAGTGTCTTGAAAACTATCGCTGCAATGAAAAAACGTTTTCCTAAAGGACCACCCCTCCTTAATCCTGTTAccgaaatgaatataaaaagtgCTGAATTCAAACAGGTTGTCGaatctatcgataagttcgaaGAAAGACTCTTCGCACATCCGTTGCATAACTCTTCTGAACTGAACAAAATTTATGAATGCTACacccaaaaaataaaagtacaagAAGAACTTAAAGAGGTAAAAACAAAGTTGAAAGAGGCGCGCAGTTTGTTACAGATGGACGAGCTGAAACACCGAAAGCGTGTATTGCGTCGTATGGAATATTGTACAGCAGCTGATGTGATTGAGTTTAAAGGACGTGTTGCTTGCGAGTTAAGCTCTGCAGATGAACTGCTAATAACAGAAATGATATTCAATggaatttttaatgatattacaACACCACAGGCAGTGGCACTACTGTCCTGTTTCGTTTGCGATGAAAAGTCGTCAGAAACCCCTAAGGCGACGGAAGAGCTGTCGGGTCCACTACGATCAATGCAGGATCTGGCTCGACGTATTGCCAAAATTTCAACTGAATGCAAGTTAAGTATAGACGAGGAGAGTTACgtggaaaaattcaaaccatTTCTTATGGATGTAGTGTTGGCTTGGTGTAAAGGTGCCTCGTTTTTGAGTGTCTGCAGAATGACAGATATTTTCGAAGGTTCAATAATTCGCTGTATGCGTCGTTTAGAAGAATTATTGAGGCAGTTGTGTCAATCAGCCAAAACAATTGGTAACACAGAATTGGAAAACAAATTCTCCGAAGGTGTAAGGCTCCTAAAAAGGGATATAGTTTTTGCGGCTtctttatatttgtaa